From a region of the Methylocystis hirsuta genome:
- the amoC gene encoding bacterial ammonia monooxygenase, subunit AmoC: protein MSSTTDTAARAAAGTEAVVDLKGMWIGLAVLNGFYLVVRIYEQIYGWRAGLDSFAPEFQTYWMSILWTEIPLELISGIGLAGFLWKTRTRDFSNLAPREEMRRLVVEVQWLVVYAAAIYWGASFFTEQDGTWHMTVIRDTDFTPSHIIEFYMSYPIYSVIAVGGFFYAKTRLPYFSKGYSVAYLIVAIGPFMIIPNVGLNEWGHTFWFMEELFVAPLHWGFVFFGWMALGVFGVVLQLLINVQRLIGKEGVALLTE, encoded by the coding sequence ATGAGCTCAACGACTGACACAGCAGCCCGCGCTGCTGCTGGCACGGAAGCTGTAGTTGACCTGAAGGGCATGTGGATCGGCCTGGCCGTTCTGAACGGGTTCTATCTGGTCGTTCGCATTTACGAGCAGATTTATGGCTGGCGCGCTGGCCTGGACTCGTTTGCGCCGGAGTTCCAGACATATTGGATGTCGATCCTATGGACCGAGATCCCGCTTGAGCTGATCTCTGGCATCGGCCTTGCGGGCTTCCTTTGGAAGACGCGCACGCGCGACTTCTCGAACTTGGCGCCGCGCGAAGAGATGCGCCGCCTGGTGGTCGAGGTGCAGTGGCTGGTGGTTTACGCCGCGGCCATTTACTGGGGCGCGTCGTTCTTCACGGAGCAGGACGGCACCTGGCACATGACGGTGATTCGCGACACGGATTTCACGCCGTCGCACATCATCGAGTTCTACATGAGCTACCCGATTTACTCGGTGATCGCGGTTGGCGGCTTCTTCTATGCGAAGACGCGTCTTCCGTATTTCTCCAAGGGGTATTCGGTTGCCTATCTGATCGTGGCGATTGGCCCGTTCATGATCATCCCGAACGTCGGCCTGAATGAGTGGGGCCACACGTTCTGGTTCATGGAAGAGCTGTTCGTTGCGCCGCTGCATTGGGGCTTCGTGTTCTTCGGCTGGATGGCGCTCGGCGTGTTCGGCGTCGTGCTTCAGCTGCTGATCAACGTTCAGCGTCTGATCGGCAAGG
- a CDS encoding patatin-like phospholipase family protein — translation MLSLRSRNPQLLDADAASAMTDEPQAPPTTLVRKADTEAKQQRRGQPTIGLALGAGAARGWSHIGVLRELAAHDIKPDVIAGTSIGAVVAGCYAAGKLDQIEAFARTLTKRRVFTLMDLSFSGASLITGERLRSALEKELEGVEIEDLPIPFAAVATQVGTGHEVWLQHGSLSLAIRASYALPGVFEPVRIGDRWLFDGALVNPVPVTVCRALGAEYVIAVNVTADTMYRARVIRDDPAALHRVAEAGPFGEKADASFVDRFLPRYFDRQPGDAPNVATAMIDAFNIIQDRILRSRLAGDPPDATITARLEEVGMFDFHRAEQLIHVGREATKRALPNIFAHIPLPASSSP, via the coding sequence ATGTTATCGCTACGCTCACGCAACCCCCAACTTCTCGATGCCGATGCGGCCAGCGCGATGACGGACGAACCACAAGCCCCTCCGACGACCCTCGTACGCAAGGCGGATACCGAGGCCAAACAGCAAAGACGCGGTCAGCCGACGATTGGACTGGCGCTCGGCGCAGGCGCGGCGCGCGGCTGGTCGCACATCGGCGTGCTGCGCGAGCTCGCCGCCCATGACATCAAGCCTGATGTGATCGCGGGGACATCGATCGGCGCCGTCGTCGCCGGATGCTACGCCGCCGGCAAGCTTGATCAGATCGAAGCCTTTGCCCGCACCCTGACCAAGCGGCGCGTCTTCACATTGATGGATCTCTCATTTTCCGGCGCGAGCCTCATCACCGGCGAACGGCTGCGATCCGCTCTGGAGAAAGAGCTCGAAGGCGTGGAGATCGAAGACCTGCCCATACCCTTTGCGGCGGTGGCGACTCAGGTCGGCACGGGCCACGAGGTGTGGCTGCAGCACGGCTCCCTGTCGCTCGCCATCCGCGCATCTTATGCGTTGCCCGGCGTTTTCGAGCCGGTGCGGATTGGCGATCGCTGGCTCTTTGACGGCGCGCTGGTCAATCCCGTGCCGGTCACCGTGTGCCGCGCGCTTGGCGCGGAATATGTGATCGCCGTGAACGTCACGGCCGACACGATGTATCGCGCGCGCGTCATCCGTGACGATCCCGCCGCGCTGCATCGCGTCGCGGAGGCTGGGCCGTTCGGGGAGAAGGCCGACGCGTCCTTCGTGGATCGGTTCCTGCCCCGCTATTTCGACCGCCAGCCGGGAGACGCCCCGAATGTCGCGACGGCGATGATCGACGCCTTCAACATCATCCAGGATCGAATCCTGCGTTCGCGGTTGGCGGGCGACCCGCCCGACGCCACGATCACGGCGCGCTTGGAGGAGGTCGGCATGTTCGACTTTCACAGGGCGGAACAGCTCATCCATGTGGGGCGCGAGGCGACGAAGCGCGCGCTGCCCAACATTTTCGCCCACATCCCGCTGCCGGCTTCGTCTAGTCCTTAG
- the ftsH gene encoding ATP-dependent zinc metalloprotease FtsH: MKANWKKYLPWVLFVAVGALLFGLFQHQQTRTPAREITFSELLVQIDEGRVHDVTMSGNEISGHFNDNRSFTTYAPSDPGLVQKLESKKVQISAKPANDSPGWLSTLLVNGLPLLLFIAVWIYMARQMQGGAGGRAMGFGKSKAKLLTETQGRVTFEDVAGVDEAKEDLQEIVEFLRDPQKFQRLGGRIPRGVLLVGPPGTGKTLLARAIAGEAGVPFFSISGSDFVEMFVGVGASRVRDMFEQAKKNAPCIIFVDEIDAVGRHRGAGLGGGNDEREQTLNQLLVEMDGFEANEGIILIAATNRPDVLDPALMRPGRFDRQIQVPNPDFIGREKILKVHARKVPLAPDVDLKIVARGTPGFSGADLMNLVNEAALLAARRSKRIVTKQEFEDARDKIMMGAERRTLVMTDEEKKLTAYHEGGHALVQLSVPGAMPIHKATIIPRGRALGMVQGLPERDQISQTYEQLTAMLAIAMGGRVAEEMIFGHDKVTSGAASDIQQCTRVARAMVTQLGFSNKLGTVAYANPEQEQFLGYSLGRQQTISEATQQTIDAEVRRLVQEAYDEAMRILTEKRSQLDTLANALLEFETLSGDEMKGLLVGKRPVREESSPTQPPRGSAVPTTGQKPEPDVGGLEPQPV, encoded by the coding sequence ATGAAGGCGAATTGGAAGAAATATTTGCCTTGGGTCCTGTTCGTCGCAGTCGGCGCCTTGCTTTTCGGGCTGTTCCAGCATCAGCAGACCCGCACGCCGGCTCGCGAGATCACCTTCAGCGAGCTGCTGGTCCAGATCGACGAAGGCCGCGTCCATGACGTGACGATGTCCGGCAACGAGATTTCCGGCCACTTTAACGACAACCGCTCCTTCACGACCTACGCGCCGAGCGATCCGGGCCTCGTGCAGAAGCTTGAGTCGAAGAAGGTGCAGATCAGCGCCAAGCCCGCGAACGACAGTCCGGGTTGGCTCTCGACTCTTCTCGTCAATGGGCTGCCGCTGCTGCTCTTCATCGCCGTCTGGATTTACATGGCGCGGCAGATGCAGGGCGGGGCAGGCGGCCGCGCGATGGGCTTTGGCAAATCGAAAGCGAAACTGCTGACGGAGACGCAAGGCCGCGTCACCTTCGAGGACGTCGCCGGCGTTGACGAAGCCAAGGAGGATCTGCAGGAGATCGTCGAATTCCTGCGTGATCCGCAGAAGTTCCAGCGGCTCGGCGGGCGCATTCCGCGCGGCGTGCTGCTCGTTGGACCGCCCGGCACCGGCAAGACGCTGCTGGCGCGCGCCATCGCCGGCGAGGCGGGGGTGCCGTTCTTCTCGATCTCGGGCTCTGACTTCGTCGAAATGTTCGTCGGCGTCGGCGCCTCGCGTGTGCGCGACATGTTCGAACAGGCGAAGAAGAACGCGCCCTGCATCATCTTCGTCGACGAAATCGACGCGGTCGGCCGCCATCGCGGCGCCGGCCTTGGCGGCGGCAACGACGAGCGCGAGCAGACCTTAAACCAGCTGCTCGTCGAGATGGACGGCTTCGAGGCGAATGAGGGCATCATCCTGATCGCCGCGACCAACCGTCCGGACGTGCTCGATCCGGCGCTGATGCGTCCGGGCCGTTTCGACCGGCAGATCCAGGTGCCGAACCCGGACTTCATCGGCCGCGAGAAGATCCTCAAGGTTCACGCCCGCAAGGTGCCTCTGGCGCCGGATGTGGATTTGAAGATCGTCGCGCGGGGCACGCCGGGCTTCTCGGGCGCCGATCTGATGAATCTTGTCAACGAGGCGGCGCTGCTCGCGGCGCGGCGCTCGAAGCGGATCGTCACGAAACAGGAGTTCGAGGACGCCCGCGACAAGATCATGATGGGCGCCGAGCGGCGCACGCTGGTGATGACGGATGAGGAGAAGAAGCTCACCGCCTATCACGAAGGCGGCCATGCGCTGGTGCAGCTCTCTGTTCCGGGGGCGATGCCGATCCACAAGGCGACGATCATTCCGCGCGGCAGAGCGCTCGGCATGGTGCAGGGCCTGCCCGAGCGCGATCAGATCTCGCAGACATACGAGCAACTGACCGCGATGCTCGCCATCGCCATGGGCGGCCGCGTCGCCGAGGAAATGATCTTTGGCCATGACAAGGTGACGTCGGGAGCGGCCTCGGACATCCAGCAATGCACCCGTGTGGCGCGCGCGATGGTCACCCAACTCGGCTTCTCGAACAAGCTCGGCACCGTCGCCTACGCCAATCCCGAGCAAGAGCAGTTCCTCGGATATTCCCTCGGGCGTCAGCAGACGATTTCCGAGGCGACGCAGCAGACGATCGACGCGGAGGTGCGCCGATTGGTGCAGGAAGCCTATGACGAGGCGATGCGCATCCTGACGGAAAAGCGCAGCCAACTCGACACGCTCGCCAATGCGCTTCTCGAATTCGAGACGTTGTCCGGCGACGAGATGAAGGGCCTGCTCGTCGGCAAGCGGCCGGTGCGCGAAGAATCGTCGCCAACGCAGCCGCCGCGCGGCTCGGCGGTGCCGACGACGGGACAGAAGCCAGAGCCCGACGTTGGCGGCCTGGAGCCCCAGCCGGTCTAG
- a CDS encoding autoinducer binding domain-containing protein: MYREDVFDLIDRLARADRRTVRYNLLDEVLLLDEVLRATGVSHVGYVAFNLPTRRADRPLLSAIHAASWRKSYAQARRVDLEPVVRAGFGGITPVDWRLLDRDDPVVEKLLGEVLEFDLGANGFSIPLRGRSGEYGLFSVCCAEDASSPPPQRRALIRRLMVMSAIFHASVRGALAVEPPVEMRLSDRELACLRLKAQGTSDHEIGVALGAAPTAVRFWLETARARLHAASVDNAVEEACRIGLIRSASNGFVP, encoded by the coding sequence GTGTATCGCGAAGATGTTTTCGATCTTATCGATCGGCTCGCGCGCGCCGATCGGCGGACTGTTCGCTACAACCTCCTTGATGAAGTCTTGCTCCTTGATGAAGTCTTGCGGGCGACGGGCGTCTCTCATGTCGGGTATGTCGCCTTCAACCTGCCGACCCGCCGCGCCGACCGACCGCTGCTGTCCGCCATTCACGCCGCCTCGTGGCGAAAATCCTATGCCCAGGCGCGCCGTGTCGACCTCGAGCCCGTCGTACGCGCGGGTTTCGGGGGGATAACGCCAGTCGATTGGCGCTTGCTGGATCGCGACGATCCGGTGGTTGAAAAACTCCTGGGCGAAGTGCTGGAATTCGACCTCGGCGCCAACGGCTTCTCCATTCCCCTGCGCGGCCGAAGCGGCGAATATGGGCTGTTTAGCGTCTGCTGCGCTGAGGACGCTTCATCCCCGCCGCCGCAGCGCCGCGCCCTGATTCGCCGGCTCATGGTTATGAGCGCGATCTTTCACGCCAGCGTGCGAGGCGCCCTTGCCGTGGAACCCCCTGTCGAAATGCGGTTGTCGGATCGGGAGCTCGCTTGCCTGCGCCTTAAGGCCCAAGGAACCAGCGATCATGAGATCGGGGTCGCGCTTGGCGCTGCTCCAACCGCCGTGCGCTTCTGGCTCGAAACGGCGCGCGCCCGGCTTCACGCCGCCTCGGTCGACAACGCCGTCGAGGAGGCCTGCCGGATAGGGCTCATTCGCTCGGCGTCGAACGGCTTCGTTCCGTGA
- a CDS encoding acyl-homoserine-lactone synthase, with amino-acid sequence MIALLPGESRALFPRLMDEMYGLRLAAARAHAGRPSGAVHPLAVVDYFDSLDPLYVLALDEMECVAGALRLLPTAGVTMLNAAFAGVLPDGLRVESPLIWEASRLTLRTAGDARAAEAAIDRTIGQLGVALNAIAETAALTHLVGVFDRSMHRLLSHRGCAGETFAPPMRIDGADMFAVLYEVGAAMNAPFKSLAGDATAPPINLADLERLRQTGCCR; translated from the coding sequence ATGATCGCGCTGCTGCCTGGCGAATCGCGCGCGCTCTTTCCCCGACTCATGGATGAGATGTATGGCCTGCGTCTCGCCGCCGCTCGCGCGCATGCCGGTCGGCCGTCCGGCGCCGTCCATCCGCTGGCGGTCGTCGATTATTTTGATTCGCTGGATCCGCTCTACGTTCTTGCGCTCGACGAAATGGAATGCGTCGCGGGAGCGCTGAGATTGCTGCCGACCGCCGGCGTCACGATGTTGAACGCCGCTTTCGCGGGAGTCTTGCCGGATGGTTTACGCGTCGAGAGCCCGCTGATTTGGGAAGCAAGTCGTTTGACGCTCCGCACTGCCGGAGATGCTCGCGCGGCGGAGGCCGCCATCGATCGCACGATAGGTCAACTCGGCGTCGCGCTAAATGCGATCGCCGAAACCGCCGCTCTGACGCATTTGGTCGGCGTTTTTGACAGGTCGATGCATCGCCTGCTGTCGCATCGCGGCTGCGCCGGCGAAACATTCGCGCCGCCGATGCGCATCGACGGGGCCGACATGTTTGCTGTGCTTTATGAAGTCGGCGCTGCGATGAACGCGCCGTTCAAAAGTCTCGCGGGCGACGCCACGGCGCCGCCGATCAATCTTGCCGATCTGGAAAGGCTGCGCCAAACGGGCTGCTGCCGGTGA
- a CDS encoding outer membrane protein, translating to MKKALSVAALVVALTGSALAADLPSYKAPPPPPLPPPPLWTGFYVGLNAGGTWSSSNSTQVGTFPIGQPGFNPAVFPQLAILASGSVPSRNSGGFIGGGQIGYNWQFYNGMLLGGVEADIQGIARGNNTTNFTTAAVVVGVPVISNTALARSVDYIGTVRGRLGWLFTPTLLIYGTGGLAYGGVTTNTSIFQAGTNGFSGFGATSFSDTRVGWTAGGGLEWMFMPRWSAKVEYLYYDLGNVSTSGALTSGFFPLGTYGFTQQTTRFNGNIVRAGVNYHFNWGAPPIVAKY from the coding sequence ATGAAAAAAGCTCTTTCCGTCGCCGCTCTTGTGGTCGCGCTGACGGGCTCGGCTTTGGCGGCCGATCTTCCCAGCTACAAGGCTCCGCCGCCGCCCCCGCTGCCGCCGCCGCCGCTGTGGACTGGCTTTTACGTCGGTCTGAACGCTGGCGGCACGTGGTCGAGCAGTAACTCGACTCAGGTCGGGACCTTCCCCATCGGGCAGCCCGGATTCAATCCTGCGGTGTTTCCGCAGCTCGCGATTCTCGCGTCGGGGTCGGTGCCGTCCCGCAACAGCGGCGGGTTCATCGGCGGCGGCCAGATCGGCTATAATTGGCAGTTCTATAACGGCATGCTGCTCGGCGGCGTCGAGGCCGACATTCAGGGCATCGCCCGTGGGAATAACACCACCAACTTCACGACCGCAGCGGTGGTTGTTGGCGTTCCCGTCATTTCCAATACGGCTTTGGCGCGCAGCGTCGATTATATCGGCACTGTTCGCGGCCGCCTCGGCTGGCTGTTCACGCCTACCTTGCTGATCTACGGCACCGGCGGTCTTGCCTACGGCGGGGTGACGACGAACACGTCCATCTTCCAGGCCGGGACCAACGGATTTTCCGGCTTTGGCGCAACGTCCTTTTCGGACACGCGCGTTGGTTGGACGGCTGGCGGCGGACTTGAATGGATGTTCATGCCGCGCTGGAGCGCCAAGGTCGAGTATCTTTACTACGATCTCGGCAATGTTTCGACGTCAGGCGCTCTCACCTCGGGCTTCTTCCCGCTTGGCACTTACGGGTTCACGCAGCAAACGACGCGCTTCAACGGCAACATCGTTCGCGCCGGCGTGAATTATCACTTCAATTGGGGCGCTCCCCCGATTGTTGCGAAATACTGA
- a CDS encoding CBS domain-containing protein produces MTISNILAEKGREVVTASADTTLQEAAQLMMRYRIGALVILDDSGRLAGLIAERDIVSAVALDGPEALTQRISAYMQPSPQPAREDDAVENTMRVMTIERRRHIPVVRETRLVGLVSIGDVVKYRIRVIEEEHRSMREYIAQA; encoded by the coding sequence ATGACGATTTCGAACATACTCGCGGAGAAAGGAAGAGAGGTGGTGACTGCGAGCGCCGACACGACGCTGCAAGAGGCGGCTCAGCTCATGATGCGCTATCGAATCGGCGCGCTCGTCATTCTGGACGACAGCGGCCGACTGGCCGGACTGATCGCCGAGCGCGATATCGTTTCGGCGGTCGCGCTGGACGGGCCAGAGGCGCTGACGCAGCGCATATCAGCATATATGCAGCCCAGTCCCCAGCCGGCGAGAGAAGACGACGCCGTCGAGAATACGATGCGCGTGATGACCATCGAACGGCGCCGGCATATTCCCGTGGTCCGGGAAACGCGCCTCGTGGGCCTCGTGTCGATCGGCGACGTCGTCAAATATCGCATTCGCGTCATCGAGGAAGAGCACCGATCGATGCGCGAATACATCGCCCAAGCCTAA
- the hisI gene encoding phosphoribosyl-AMP cyclohydrolase, with product MSQASREVEEGSVFAPKFDANGLIVCVTTEAATRDVLMVAYMNELALEKTIETGLAHYWSRSRRSLWRKGETSGQTQKVLSLRVDCDQDAVLLEVEVGGDGKACHTGRKSCFYRALGDDGALVFSADGA from the coding sequence ATGTCGCAGGCGTCCAGAGAGGTGGAGGAGGGGAGCGTTTTCGCGCCGAAATTCGACGCGAACGGCCTCATCGTCTGCGTCACCACGGAGGCGGCGACGCGCGACGTGCTGATGGTCGCCTATATGAACGAACTCGCGCTCGAGAAGACCATCGAGACGGGTCTCGCCCATTATTGGTCGCGGTCGCGGCGCTCGCTCTGGCGCAAAGGCGAGACGTCGGGTCAGACGCAAAAGGTGCTCTCGCTGCGCGTCGACTGCGATCAGGACGCCGTGCTGCTCGAGGTCGAAGTCGGCGGCGACGGCAAGGCTTGCCATACGGGGAGGAAGTCCTGCTTTTATCGGGCGCTGGGCGACGATGGCGCGCTGGTTTTCTCCGCCGATGGCGCGTAG
- a CDS encoding PAS domain-containing protein produces MRLAVTRDLHDYWGRLKGERAAPDRAEIDPVAIRHILPDIFIIEADPERRLPLRLCGARVNALWQREQKGRLFLGWWRAQRQEAVAEAIRRVIDDETPLVAHARTAPGRDAGEFELLLLPLRHFGKGCTRVLGSLAPVGRLDWLGICPMGPLDLVAARMLEDKVTEDSKEDWRRGEIARLAASNG; encoded by the coding sequence ATGAGATTGGCGGTCACCAGGGATCTTCACGATTATTGGGGGCGATTGAAGGGAGAACGGGCGGCGCCGGATCGAGCGGAGATCGATCCCGTCGCGATTCGTCACATTCTGCCCGACATATTCATCATCGAAGCGGACCCGGAGCGCCGGCTTCCGCTCCGTCTCTGCGGCGCGCGGGTGAACGCCCTCTGGCAGCGCGAGCAGAAGGGACGCCTGTTCCTTGGCTGGTGGAGAGCGCAGCGGCAGGAGGCGGTGGCTGAGGCGATTCGCCGGGTCATCGACGACGAAACGCCGCTTGTCGCGCATGCTCGCACCGCGCCGGGCCGTGATGCGGGGGAATTCGAACTTCTGCTTCTGCCTCTGCGTCATTTCGGCAAGGGCTGTACGCGCGTGCTGGGCTCGCTTGCGCCGGTGGGGCGGCTCGACTGGCTGGGGATTTGTCCCATGGGACCGCTCGATCTGGTCGCCGCGCGGATGCTCGAGGACAAGGTGACGGAGGACTCGAAAGAGGATTGGCGCCGCGGCGAGATCGCGCGCCTGGCGGCCTCCAACGGCTAG
- the folE gene encoding GTP cyclohydrolase I FolE, whose translation MDDVVKTFSLPSLEPPPPIERPTREEAEAAVRTLLRWTGDDPDREGLRDTPRRVVKAYEEFFSGYRESADEVLSKVFEEVEGYDDLVLVRDIPFTSHCEHHVVPFVGKTHIAYYPAGGVVGLSKLARLVEIFARRLQTQEAMTAQIAAAIDEALAPRGVAVMVEAEHMCMSMRGVMKQGSSTVTMQFSGVFRDDPAEQARFYTLLRGAR comes from the coding sequence ATGGATGACGTGGTTAAGACCTTTTCCCTTCCGTCGCTGGAGCCGCCCCCGCCGATCGAGCGCCCAACCCGCGAAGAGGCTGAGGCCGCCGTGCGCACCCTGTTGCGCTGGACGGGAGACGATCCGGACCGCGAGGGGCTGCGAGACACCCCGCGTCGCGTCGTCAAAGCCTATGAAGAGTTCTTCAGCGGCTATCGGGAGAGCGCCGACGAGGTCCTGTCGAAAGTCTTCGAGGAGGTCGAAGGCTACGACGATCTCGTGCTGGTTCGCGACATTCCCTTTACCTCGCATTGCGAGCACCACGTCGTGCCATTCGTCGGAAAGACGCACATCGCCTATTATCCGGCGGGCGGGGTGGTCGGTCTGTCGAAGCTTGCCCGGCTTGTCGAGATTTTTGCCCGCCGCCTCCAGACTCAGGAGGCGATGACGGCGCAGATCGCGGCGGCGATCGACGAGGCGCTCGCGCCGCGCGGGGTCGCCGTTATGGTCGAGGCGGAACATATGTGCATGTCGATGCGCGGCGTGATGAAGCAGGGATCGTCCACGGTCACCATGCAGTTTTCCGGAGTTTTCCGTGACGATCCGGCCGAGCAGGCGCGTTTCTATACGCTGCTGCGCGGGGCGCGGTGA
- a CDS encoding iron-sulfur cluster assembly scaffold protein, which translates to MLNNIYNQRILELAGNIPRLGRLAQPDATASAYSKLCGSTITVDLNLREGKVADYAHELKACALGQASASIMARNIVGSTPQELREAREALRKMLKENGPPPTGKWADLAVLEPVRDYKARHGSTMLAFDAVAEAVGKVERAQAPADGV; encoded by the coding sequence ATGCTGAATAACATCTACAATCAACGCATTCTGGAACTTGCCGGAAATATTCCGCGCCTCGGCCGGCTGGCGCAGCCGGACGCCACCGCCTCCGCCTATTCGAAACTTTGCGGCTCGACGATCACCGTCGATCTCAATCTCCGCGAAGGGAAGGTGGCCGATTACGCGCATGAGCTGAAGGCCTGCGCGCTCGGCCAGGCGTCGGCTTCGATCATGGCCCGCAACATCGTCGGCTCAACCCCGCAGGAACTGCGCGAGGCGCGCGAGGCGCTGCGAAAAATGCTGAAAGAGAACGGCCCGCCGCCAACCGGCAAATGGGCCGACCTCGCGGTGCTGGAGCCGGTCCGCGACTACAAGGCCCGGCATGGGTCGACCATGCTGGCCTTTGACGCGGTGGCCGAGGCGGTGGGGAAGGTGGAAAGGGCGCAGGCCCCAGCGGACGGGGTATAA
- a CDS encoding rhomboid family intramembrane serine protease, translated as MPASRERIFNLPTVTKTVIVALTATQLVVAYGPLEFSNWLLTTFAFIPARVTLEGGAEYATMLTYFFLHGDWTHLIVNALALAAFGTPVERRFGSARYLLFLAASAFAGALLFLALHPYEIAPVVGASGAISGTMGAIVRFAFTPGARLADNRGSPRTPYDEESHFTSLSQLPLNRQAMFFLVAWLAVNVLLGVFPQAVGVSSAIAWEAHVGGFLFGLLFFNFFDRAGRHALSSQ; from the coding sequence GTGCCCGCAAGTCGTGAACGAATTTTCAATCTCCCGACAGTGACGAAGACGGTCATCGTCGCGCTTACGGCGACGCAGCTCGTCGTCGCTTACGGTCCTTTGGAGTTCTCAAACTGGCTGCTAACGACATTCGCCTTCATCCCGGCGCGCGTGACGCTTGAAGGCGGCGCCGAATACGCCACCATGCTGACCTACTTTTTTTTGCACGGCGATTGGACGCATCTCATCGTGAATGCGTTAGCGCTTGCAGCATTCGGCACGCCGGTCGAACGTCGATTCGGTTCGGCGCGCTACCTCCTCTTTCTCGCCGCAAGCGCGTTCGCAGGCGCGTTGTTGTTTCTTGCGCTGCACCCTTACGAAATCGCCCCTGTCGTGGGCGCATCAGGCGCAATCTCTGGAACAATGGGGGCAATTGTGCGTTTCGCATTTACGCCAGGTGCGCGGCTGGCGGACAACAGGGGCAGCCCCCGGACGCCATACGACGAGGAATCGCATTTCACTTCGCTGTCGCAACTGCCATTGAACCGACAGGCGATGTTTTTCCTTGTCGCTTGGTTAGCGGTGAACGTGCTTCTTGGCGTCTTTCCGCAGGCGGTCGGCGTGTCGAGCGCGATCGCCTGGGAAGCGCACGTCGGAGGGTTTCTGTTCGGCCTGCTCTTTTTCAACTTCTTCGATCGCGCGGGTCGGCATGCCCTGAGTTCGCAGTAA